The Xiphophorus hellerii strain 12219 chromosome 22, Xiphophorus_hellerii-4.1, whole genome shotgun sequence genome has a window encoding:
- the ftr14l gene encoding tripartite motif-containing protein 16, producing the protein MSHSDSLDLDRYTNLDKSRRSTSRNQTRQRTKDGEVLCDFCTTRKQKAEKSCLVCLASYCGEHVQSHYDYPTLMKHKLVKATGQMREKVCAQHDKLLEAFCRADQTSVCVLCMMDEHKHHDIVPAGTERTEKQKQLGTTLHKSQQRIDQRIKKWQDLRQAVESVKHSAQTVLEENERIFTELLNSIERKYNEVKEMVLSHERTTVTQGELLLDRLEEEITLLKKRHNNLEKLSRTDDHIHFLQSWQSLSGPSGYEDLNNINVVPNYSFDPAKRAIAALKLQVEEVSKTEMMKISGAVKEVYITQDAKEVELKPRRESIVSVDGRIVEEPRTREDFLKYSHQLTLDVNTVHRNLHLSEGNRTATMKSDPKHYPDHPDRFDHWQQVLCRESVYGSRFYWEVDWRGTEIDMAVTYKGIRRKGNSNDCSLGWNEKSWSLYCSESKFTFVHNNRSKDLSAPVSSRIGVYLDHGKGILAYYSVSDGMRLLHKIQTSFVEPLYPAFSVWGFGSSIRL; encoded by the exons atgtctcaCTCAGACAGCCTGGACTTGGACAGATATACCAATTTGGACAAATCTCGCCGGTCAACCAGTCGAAACCAGACCAGGCAGAGGACCAAGGATGGGGAGGTCCTCTGTGACTTCTGCACTACGAGGAAGCAAAAAGCCGAGAAGTCCTGTCTGGTTTGCCTGGCATCGTATTGTGGGGAACATGTGCAGTCACACTATGACTACCCCACCCTGATGAAGCACAAACTGGTCAAAGCCACGGGTCAGATGAGAGAGAAGGTATGTGCCCAGCACGACAAGCTGCTGGAGGCCTTTTGTCGCGCTGATCAGACATCAGTCTGCGTCTTGTGCATGATGGATGAACACAAACACCATGACATCGTCCCAGCTGGAACTGAGCGGACTGAGAAACAA AAACAACTTGGTACCACTCTGCACAAGTCTCAACAGAGGATTGATCAAAGGATTAAAAAATGGCAGGATCTAAGACAAGCAGTTGAATCAGTGAAA CACTCTGCTCAAACAGTTCTTGAGGAAAATGAACGGATCTTCACTGAGCTTCTGAATTCTATAGAGAGGAAGTACAATGAAGTCAAAGAGATGGTCCTCTCCCATGAAAGAACCACTGTGACCCAGGGGGAGCTACTCCTGGACCGCTTGGAGGAGGAGATAACTCTGCTGAAGAAGAGACACAACAACCTGGAGAAGCTCTCCCGCACCGATGATCACATTCATTTTCTGCAG AGCTGGCAGTCTCTATCGGGCCCCTCCGGGTATGAAGACCTAAACAACATCAATGTTGTTCCCAATTATTCCTTCGATCCTGCCAAGAGAGCCATTGCGGCATTGAAATTGCAAGTAGAAGAAGTCAGCAAGACAGAAATGATGAAAATCTCTGGAGCAG TGAAGGAAGTGTACATCACTCAAGACGCAAAAGAAGTTGAATTAAAGCCAAGAAGAGAATCAATTGTGAGCGTTGATGGAAGGATTGTAGAAGAGCCAAGGACAAGAGAAGATTTCCTGAAAT ATTCTCACCAGTTGACTCTGGATGTCAACACAGTCCACCGAAACCTTCACCTCTCAGAAGGAAACAGAACAGCAACAATGAAGAGTGACCCTAAACACTACCCTGATCACCCAGATCGATTTGACCACTGGCAACAG GTGCTGTGCAGAGAAAGTGTGTATGGATCTCGTTTTTACTGGGAAGTGGACTGGCGAGGAACAGAGATAGACATGGCTGTTACCTACAAGGGAATCCGGAGAAAAGGAAACAGTAATGACTGCAGCCTTGGCTGGAATGAAAAGTCGTGGAGTTTGTACTGCTCTGAGTCCAAGTTCACCTTTGTGCACAACAACAGAAGCAAAGATCTCTCTGCCCCTGTGTCATCCCGCATTGGAGTCTACTTGGACCACGGGAAGGGAATACTTGCATATTACAGTGTTTCTGATGGCATGCGCCTTCTGCACAAAATTCAGACTTCATTTGTGGAGCCTCTGTACCCTGCTTTTAGCGTGTGGGGCTTTGGCTCCTCTATAAGGCTGTAG
- the LOC116713318 gene encoding transmembrane protein 150A, producing the protein MSLWMILPVSLPVLSITGIWVVYAMALYNQHVCPVDNWLYNQSCEEDLRLQSGPSFCCTLDNVPLISKCGTLPPESCFFSLICSTGSFMVVVIVLLRYAHVIEKHQNCVLNTASLSTGWICAAGLMMVGNFQVDNAKVLHYVGAGIAFPTSMLFVCLQSALTYRLAKTQGEYYVAHLRLCMTLLAFVGLVLSGVFFCQESFVLQHASAIFEWVFCVIIMLFYGTFAFEFAGMSGDTMAVLARGGSLGPAGRELKLETLVGMGGQSHPHQPETMSIL; encoded by the exons ATGTCTCTGTGGATGATACTGCCTGTCAGTCTCCCAGTACTGAGCATCACTGGGATATGGGTTgt ATATGCCATGGCCCTTTACAACCAGCACGTCTGTCCTGTCGATAACTG GTTGTACAACCAGTCCTGTGAAGAGGACCTGCGTTTGCAGAGCGGTCCGTCGTTTTGCTGCACGTTAGATAATGTACCTCTCATCAG TAAATGTGGGACTCTTCCACCAGAGAGCTGCTTTTTCAGCTTAATCTGCAGCACCGGATCCTTCATGG tGGTGGTGATTGTACTGCTTCGCTATGCCCATGTTATTGAGAAGCATCAAAACTGTGTTCTCAACACGGCGAGTCTGTCCACAGGCTGGATCTGTGCCGCTGGACTCATGATGGTGGGAAATTTCCAG GTGGATAATGCCAAAGTTCTCCACTATGTCGGAGCAGGCATCGCCTTCCCCACCAGCATGCTGTTCGTGTGTCTGCAGTCGGCGCTGACCTACCGACTGGCCAAGACCCAGGGGGAGTACTACGTGGCCCACCTGCGTCTCTGCATGACCCTGCTGGCCTTCGTGGGCTTGGTGCTCA GCGGCGTGTTTTTCTGCCAGGAGAGTTTCGTCCTGCAGCACGCCTCAGCCATCTTTGAGTGGGTGTTCTGCGTCATCATTATGCTGTTTTACGGGACGTTCGCCTTTGAGTTCGCCGGCATGTCGGGAGACACCATGGCGGTGCTGGCGCGGGGAGGGTCCTTGGGACCTGCTGGGAGAGAACTTAAGCTGGAAACACTGGTCGGAATGGGAGGACAGTCTCATCCTCACCAGCCTGAAACCATGTCCATACTCTAG